One Nostoc sp. UHCC 0302 DNA window includes the following coding sequences:
- a CDS encoding NAD-binding protein yields MPTYLNAIEIANIQKWEIPDLPDLVDKLVIGDCRQLKILEQAGIRQCRAILIVTSDERVNIAAAFAARSLNPNVRLVIRSAQENLNELLRENLGNFVAFEATQLPAKSFALAAFSSETRGLFTLENRLLRVIRVPIDVSHRWCKCPQLYEINNNSRRIITHSRAGKPLPKGFYQWEPNAQILPGDTIAYIEVTENLVARPARPVNSIRQFWSGITTNIKWKNLRNKLTQFWEEASQTRRVGIVSGILLISLFLSGMLLYKLQYPKISWQDALNVSLVLSVGGYDNLFGQLQIPFPIPWWLHLFSISLTVAGTVFVGILYAIMTERILAARFQFSRRRLPVPKADHVVLIGLGRVGQRVATLLQELNQTLVGVHPTDLEPGVLSQMPLILGNIKNALSRINITTAKSVIVVTDDEVANLEIGLKAYAVNPTANLVIRTFDPRFSENVARLLPYARVLNVYALAAEAFAAAAFGENILNLFRLNSQTTLVTEYQIEADDTLNGKLLAEIAYGYGLVPILYTMTAYQTTKFMPSDDIKLTVGDRLVVLATIEGLHE; encoded by the coding sequence GTGCCTACCTACTTAAATGCTATTGAAATTGCCAATATCCAAAAATGGGAGATTCCAGACTTACCTGATTTAGTAGACAAGCTGGTAATTGGTGACTGTCGTCAACTCAAGATATTAGAACAAGCAGGAATTCGGCAGTGTCGGGCAATTCTGATTGTAACCAGTGATGAGCGCGTGAATATTGCAGCGGCATTTGCGGCGCGATCGCTCAATCCCAACGTTCGTTTAGTCATCCGGTCAGCGCAAGAAAATCTCAATGAGTTACTACGTGAAAATCTCGGTAACTTTGTCGCCTTTGAAGCCACGCAGTTACCAGCCAAAAGCTTCGCCCTCGCAGCCTTCAGCAGTGAAACCAGAGGATTATTCACTTTAGAAAATCGGTTACTACGAGTCATCAGAGTGCCAATAGACGTTTCTCATCGTTGGTGCAAATGTCCGCAACTTTACGAAATTAATAATAATTCCCGCCGAATTATTACCCACAGCAGAGCCGGAAAACCTCTACCAAAAGGATTCTATCAATGGGAGCCAAATGCTCAAATCCTCCCAGGAGACACCATTGCCTATATTGAAGTCACAGAAAACCTAGTTGCTCGGCCAGCACGACCTGTTAATAGTATCAGGCAATTCTGGAGTGGAATCACCACTAACATAAAGTGGAAAAATCTCCGCAACAAGCTGACGCAATTTTGGGAGGAAGCTAGCCAAACTCGGCGTGTCGGTATAGTTAGCGGTATTTTGCTCATTAGTCTCTTTTTATCTGGGATGCTGTTGTACAAACTGCAATATCCTAAAATCAGCTGGCAAGATGCTCTGAATGTTTCGCTAGTTCTGAGTGTCGGCGGCTACGACAACCTATTTGGACAATTACAAATACCCTTCCCGATTCCTTGGTGGCTGCATCTATTTAGTATCAGCCTAACCGTAGCGGGTACAGTTTTTGTGGGAATTCTCTATGCAATCATGACTGAACGCATCTTAGCTGCGAGATTCCAGTTTTCTCGGCGTCGTCTCCCAGTTCCTAAAGCTGACCATGTGGTACTGATTGGTTTGGGAAGAGTAGGTCAACGAGTGGCAACTTTGCTACAAGAACTCAATCAAACATTAGTCGGTGTTCACCCTACCGACTTGGAACCAGGCGTATTATCCCAGATGCCGCTAATTCTGGGGAATATCAAAAATGCTCTGAGTAGAATTAATATTACTACTGCCAAAAGCGTGATTGTTGTCACCGATGACGAAGTTGCAAACTTGGAAATTGGCTTAAAAGCTTATGCTGTTAATCCTACAGCCAACCTAGTAATTCGTACCTTCGACCCGCGTTTTAGCGAGAATGTAGCACGACTGTTGCCCTATGCTAGAGTTTTAAACGTGTATGCATTGGCGGCTGAAGCTTTTGCTGCTGCTGCATTTGGTGAAAACATCCTGAATCTGTTTCGCTTAAACAGTCAAACCACACTTGTGACTGAATATCAGATAGAAGCAGATGATACCCTCAACGGTAAATTACTAGCGGAAATTGCTTATGGTTATGGGTTAGTACCAATTCTCTATACTATGACTGCATATCAAACTACTAAGTTTATGCCCTCTGATGATATTAAGCTGACAGTAGGCGATCGCTTAGTGGTTTTAGCCACAATTGAAGGACTGCACGAGTAG
- a CDS encoding DUF2141 domain-containing protein: MLQHFQMWSGLLSMLGILTTALSANADISSTLVVEVNGLRNRQGQVCLSIFLNSRGFPSNSANALQSKCVKITDVPLQVKFEQLSPGSYAIGVLHDENTDNQPNLNFLGIPTEGFGFSRNPAIVAGPPKFADSVFIVAGPTMTVQIQVNYL, from the coding sequence ATGCTGCAACACTTTCAAATGTGGAGTGGACTATTGTCCATGCTGGGGATTTTGACAACAGCATTGAGTGCTAACGCAGATATATCCAGCACGTTAGTTGTTGAAGTGAATGGATTGAGAAATCGTCAAGGGCAGGTGTGCTTGAGTATATTTTTAAATAGTCGAGGTTTTCCGAGTAATAGTGCAAATGCATTACAGAGTAAATGCGTTAAGATTACAGATGTTCCATTACAAGTTAAATTTGAACAATTGTCACCAGGAAGCTATGCGATCGGCGTTCTGCATGACGAAAACACTGACAATCAACCAAATCTTAATTTTTTAGGTATCCCGACCGAAGGTTTTGGATTTTCTCGAAATCCAGCTATTGTTGCTGGCCCACCCAAGTTTGCCGATTCGGTCTTTATCGTTGCAGGCCCAACTATGACAGTTCAGATTCAGGTAAATTACTTATAA
- a CDS encoding IS630 family transposase (programmed frameshift) has product MGARLRVFLTPEQDQTLLNLRKQDVPQKVKDRAEIIRLNAHGWYVEKIADHFDCHKKTVTKVLHQWQKLGTEGLWESPGRGGKPKWLEDDMIFLEECLRNEPRTYNSSQLALKLKTERNVEMSADRLRRVLKKGVDWKRTRKSHKGKQDPVARANKQADLDMLELAAATGEIDLKYLDESGFCMWSEPSYTYYFRGEQKRLEQTKRRGRRLSIIGLLQPLISFVYGLVIGGVDRKSYIEMMEKEAKQAQETGRISVIVQDNGPIHRCQEVQQLWKKWESQGLYIFFLPKYCSEMNPIELEWQHLKKDELSGQAFDDELDLAYAVINGVQARGKKNNHNTHRVKFSSRLST; this is encoded by the exons ATGGGTGCGCGTTTAAGGGTATTTCTGACTCCTGAGCAAGACCAAACTTTACTAAATCTGAGAAAACAGGATGTACCACAGAAAGTCAAAGACAGGGCGGAAATAATCAGGCTAAATGCACATGGTTGGTATGTAGAGAAGATAGCAGATCACTTTGATTGTCACAAAAAAACAGTCACAAAAGTTTTGCATCAATGGCAAAAACTGGGCACAGAAGGGCTTTGGGAATCTCCTGGGCGAGGGGGGAAACCAAAGTGGCTTGAGGATGACATGATATTTTTAGAAGAATGCCTCAGAAACGAGCCACGCACATACAATAGTTCTCAGTTAGCTTTGAAGTTGAAAACAGAACGCAACGTTGAGATGAGTGCCGACAGATTAAGACGGGTACTC AAAAAGGGGGTCGATTGGAAACGGACAAGGAAAAGCCATAAAGGAAAACAAGACCCAGTAGCACGAGCAAACAAGCAAGCAGACCTAGACATGTTGGAATTAGCTGCTGCCACTGGTGAAATAGACCTGAAATACCTAGACGAGTCAGGGTTCTGTATGTGGAGCGAACCTAGTTATACATATTACTTTAGAGGTGAGCAAAAACGGTTAGAACAGACTAAACGCCGTGGTCGCAGATTAAGTATTATCGGGCTTCTCCAACCTTTAATCAGTTTTGTTTACGGTTTAGTTATCGGTGGTGTTGACCGTAAATCTTATATAGAAATGATGGAGAAAGAAGCCAAACAAGCCCAAGAAACTGGACGTATCAGCGTGATTGTGCAAGATAACGGGCCAATACATCGCTGCCAAGAAGTTCAACAATTGTGGAAAAAATGGGAAAGTCAGGGTTTGTACATCTTTTTTCTCCCGAAATATTGCTCAGAAATGAATCCAATTGAATTGGAATGGCAACATCTCAAGAAAGATGAGTTATCCGGGCAAGCATTTGATGATGAGCTAGATCTCGCTTACGCCGTCATCAATGGTGTTCAAGCTAGAGGAAAAAAAAACAATCACAACACACATCGTGTAAAATTTAGCTCTAGATTATCAACTTAA
- a CDS encoding multidrug efflux SMR transporter encodes MLVSWIYLLAAIIFEVSGTTCMKLSQGFTKLTPSILIFIFYGLCFTFFTLCLKKLEVSVAYSVWAGLGTVLVAIIGIIWFSESATLTKLMSIALIITGVIGINSGK; translated from the coding sequence ATGTTAGTAAGTTGGATTTACCTGCTCGCAGCAATTATATTTGAGGTTTCAGGCACAACTTGCATGAAATTATCGCAAGGATTCACCAAGTTAACTCCTTCGATATTGATATTTATATTTTATGGGCTTTGTTTCACTTTTTTTACACTTTGTCTAAAAAAGCTTGAAGTTAGTGTGGCTTATTCTGTCTGGGCTGGATTGGGTACTGTATTAGTTGCAATTATTGGTATTATTTGGTTTAGTGAATCTGCAACGCTAACAAAGCTCATGTCAATCGCTTTAATAATCACAGGGGTAATTGGTATAAATTCAGGGAAGTAA
- a CDS encoding FAD-binding protein, whose amino-acid sequence MNLNTSRRSILEGLVASAMVIGFDVVQRCWVTSANAASIFESIPQLDGTLYTDSETLVSASVDFGNIVHRQPIAVLHPGSIEDIVQIIQFARTHQIKVAARGQGHSTYGQSQVEAGIVINMSTLNKIHFVGTDRAVVDAGVLWSQLLQQTLQQGLTPPVLTDYIELTVGGTLSVGGIGGATHRYGVQVDNVLELKVVTGSGQLETCSPLQNSHLFKSILAGLGQCGIIVQATVRLIGTAINARVFELYYDDLAIFTRDQRLLINDERFNYVEGQLIAKDTGGWRYLLEAATFYSPPNIPNNNFLLAGLNYTQGTEKIEDKTYFEFVNRLASTVAFLKSIGVWSFPHPWLDLFVPNSAVESFVGKVAASLTVADTGQGPILLYPVKTKRFQLPLFRVPKEKVMFLFSILRTAVPPDSSTVTKMLNDNRRLFEQNRDLGGYLYPISSVPFSRNDWQQHFGWFWRKLVSAKRRYDPDNLLTPSPGIIGASAPNQEPIT is encoded by the coding sequence ATGAACCTAAATACTTCGCGCCGCTCTATTTTAGAGGGTTTGGTTGCCAGTGCTATGGTGATTGGATTTGATGTTGTCCAGCGTTGTTGGGTAACATCTGCCAATGCCGCATCCATCTTTGAAAGTATACCCCAATTGGATGGTACGCTTTATACGGATAGTGAAACTCTTGTTAGTGCCAGTGTAGACTTCGGTAACATAGTACATCGCCAGCCGATAGCAGTACTTCATCCAGGGTCAATTGAAGATATTGTTCAAATTATTCAATTTGCGCGTACTCATCAAATTAAAGTTGCAGCGCGGGGTCAGGGTCACTCTACTTATGGTCAGTCACAAGTAGAAGCTGGCATTGTTATTAACATGAGTACCCTCAACAAGATTCACTTTGTGGGAACAGACCGTGCCGTTGTGGATGCAGGAGTTTTGTGGAGTCAGTTGTTGCAACAGACACTCCAGCAGGGATTAACCCCACCTGTTCTCACAGATTACATAGAACTTACTGTTGGTGGAACTTTATCAGTTGGAGGTATTGGTGGTGCAACCCATCGTTATGGCGTACAAGTTGATAATGTTTTAGAACTCAAGGTAGTAACTGGTAGTGGGCAACTGGAAACTTGCTCCCCACTGCAAAACAGCCATTTATTTAAATCTATACTCGCGGGGTTGGGTCAATGTGGAATTATTGTTCAAGCAACTGTGAGGCTAATTGGAACTGCTATCAATGCACGTGTGTTTGAACTATACTACGACGATTTAGCCATATTTACGCGTGACCAACGCTTATTAATCAATGATGAGCGTTTTAACTATGTAGAAGGGCAATTGATTGCTAAAGATACTGGGGGATGGCGTTATCTATTAGAAGCAGCTACCTTTTATAGCCCGCCAAACATCCCGAATAATAACTTTTTACTTGCTGGCTTAAACTATACTCAAGGTACAGAGAAGATAGAAGATAAAACTTACTTTGAGTTTGTTAATCGTTTAGCATCTACAGTTGCTTTCCTCAAATCTATTGGGGTTTGGTCTTTTCCACATCCTTGGCTGGATTTATTTGTGCCTAACTCTGCTGTGGAATCTTTTGTTGGGAAAGTCGCTGCTAGCTTAACAGTAGCTGACACTGGTCAGGGGCCAATTTTGCTGTATCCAGTTAAGACTAAACGCTTTCAACTACCTTTATTCCGCGTCCCAAAGGAAAAAGTTATGTTTCTGTTTTCTATTTTGCGAACAGCAGTTCCACCAGATAGTTCTACAGTTACAAAAATGCTCAATGATAATCGTCGGCTGTTTGAGCAAAATCGTGATTTAGGTGGTTATCTATATCCAATTAGTTCTGTTCCTTTTTCTAGAAATGATTGGCAGCAGCACTTCGGTTGGTTTTGGCGAAAGTTAGTAAGTGCCAAGCGGCGCTATGATCCTGATAATTTGCTAACTCCAAGTCCAGGGATTATTGGAGCATCAGCACCCAACCAAGAACCGATTACTTGA
- a CDS encoding CopG family transcriptional regulator gives MNKKWAVKRLTINLTSGEAEKLEKYCSATGRPATDVIRELIRSLQAEAEE, from the coding sequence ATGAATAAGAAATGGGCTGTTAAACGACTTACAATCAATTTGACATCAGGTGAAGCAGAGAAGCTTGAAAAATACTGTTCAGCAACGGGTAGACCAGCAACTGATGTCATTCGGGAGCTAATCCGCTCTCTTCAAGCTGAAGCTGAAGAATAA
- a CDS encoding PAS domain S-box protein, which produces MPHIHHSQLRRYGIAVLMVALALVLMLILDTQLGMSKTPFLLFFSAVMVSAWYGGLQSGLLATLLSALLSNYFFLIPTHTLSFDLANVVRIGLFAVQGLLFSILCEALKTAKGCTEANQQKLKVSEERFRLALSSSEITVFQQDRDLRYQWIHNLQGAETVEEILGKSDYELFPESVAAQLMAIKLRVIETGVSSREEVCVTLGGEVRYYDLLVEPLKATGDRQIYGITSVAVNITKRKQAELENVRLHQELQQATQYKDEYLALLNAWLTSSPVALAFLDTELRYVYANEALATINGVPRNQHIGRTLQEVLPEWTSQVEPILRQVMQTKEPILNQQVSGETYPPGVYRYGLVSYYPVCLSDGKLLGVGISSIDITQLKQTQQALQESEAKFRSVVESNMIGIGFWEKDGKITEANDALLNMVGYSREELVAGKLNWKDLTPSEYQPLDEQALTQLQDSSFCTPYEKEYIRKDGSRFPIMVGASRFEETLEGGAFFVLDITKHKQAEDALRYSAQTSSTLSTSLDYEETLKQIAQISVPQLADWCCVDILNEDGSIRRLPIAHADISKAELAHQIEQYVPNLQSGSAIARVLQTKQAEIIPELPDSLLMATTQSQEHFQIIRQIGIKSVMIVPLIAQGRVLGCISFVAAESGRHYNQSDLALAKDIADRAALAVENARLYRDIHQALVHYSESLSLIDALLAAAPVAVCFLDWELRYIRINQVLADMNGLSIEEHLGRKFGEVLPDIMAQFEPQLQRVLETGEPLLNVEISGKTREESQRFGYWLGNYYPVYNAVGETIGIGIMMADVTAAKQTEVALRESEERFRAMFNQAAVGIAQVALDGRFMQINPALCEITGYSYDELIQMNFEEITHPDDLGADWDYARRVLAKEISGYSLEKRYICKDGSIIWINLTASAVWDANGKPKYAVGIIEDISKRKRAEVAQNFLVETSTILAASLDYEITLTEVANLVVPTLADSCIVDIFQQDWSLQQIEIATVEPAKRSILEELRRRYPPKCEAANSLLQKVRQGQSVFYPEFLDSTLIEIAQDEEHQQLLQSLGIRSLMIIPLHSRGQVFGMISFITAVSGRRYEQADLALAEDVARRAATAIDNARLYQETQQAIQAAERAVNRTALLQRITAALSEAITPQQVADVVVNQGTAALRATGGSVVLLGERGTSLKVIQAIGYPELFIDAWTSYPQNISVPTTEAIRTGQPIFLENAEALLSKFPHLADALRIMGHCAFTAIPLMVKGKVIGAMGLSFATAQVFNEEERGFILTLGQQCAQAIARAQLYEAEQTAREQAETTNRIKDEFLAVLSHELRTPLNPILGWAKLLRTRQYDRPTTVKALETIERNAKLQAQLIEDLLDVSRILRGKLSLNIYAVDLSATIAAALETVRLAAEAKSIQIQMLLSENVGQVMGDSDRLQQVIWNLVSNAVKFTPSGGRVEVRLEQVEFDAQIQVIDTGKGIIPEFLPYVFEYFRQADSKTTRAYGGLGLGLAIVRHLVELHGGTVTAESAGEGQGATFTVKLPLLKNSELQLVSAESSPLERSQQDSLLAGVQILHVDDQADVREFFSFALDQYGATVTTVASASEALEVLAQFKPDILLSDIGMPIMDGYMLLREIRTWSPEQGGQIPAIALTAYAGEIDYNQALAAGFQKHVRKPVDPLELATAIANLIGRNQSST; this is translated from the coding sequence ATGCCCCATATTCATCATTCTCAGTTACGGCGTTATGGCATTGCTGTATTAATGGTCGCACTTGCATTAGTGCTAATGTTGATACTAGATACCCAGTTAGGTATGAGCAAAACGCCGTTTCTGCTGTTTTTTAGTGCTGTAATGGTGAGTGCTTGGTATGGAGGTTTACAGTCTGGTCTATTAGCAACTTTGTTGTCGGCGCTACTGAGCAATTACTTTTTCCTGATTCCGACACATACATTAAGTTTTGACCTAGCTAATGTTGTACGCATAGGTTTGTTTGCAGTCCAAGGTTTGTTATTCAGTATCTTATGTGAGGCGTTAAAAACAGCTAAAGGTTGTACCGAAGCAAATCAACAGAAGCTGAAAGTGAGTGAAGAACGATTTCGATTAGCATTAAGCAGTTCAGAGATCACAGTTTTTCAGCAGGATCGAGATTTGCGGTATCAGTGGATTCATAATCTTCAAGGTGCAGAAACTGTTGAAGAAATACTTGGCAAATCAGACTATGAATTATTCCCAGAATCAGTAGCAGCCCAATTGATGGCAATTAAGCTGAGGGTTATAGAAACAGGAGTATCGAGCCGCGAAGAAGTTTGTGTAACCCTGGGTGGAGAAGTCCGTTACTATGATTTGCTGGTGGAACCGCTAAAAGCTACAGGCGATCGCCAGATTTATGGTATCACTAGCGTGGCAGTGAATATTACAAAACGCAAGCAAGCAGAATTAGAGAACGTCAGATTACATCAGGAACTTCAGCAAGCCACTCAGTACAAAGATGAATATTTGGCGTTGCTCAATGCTTGGCTGACTAGTTCACCAGTGGCCTTGGCTTTTCTCGATACTGAACTCCGTTACGTTTATGCTAATGAAGCCTTAGCAACCATCAATGGTGTACCACGAAATCAACATATTGGTCGCACCTTGCAAGAGGTATTACCAGAATGGACATCACAAGTCGAGCCTATTCTGCGTCAGGTAATGCAGACAAAAGAACCAATACTCAACCAGCAAGTGAGCGGTGAAACTTATCCGCCTGGGGTGTATCGTTATGGTCTTGTTAGTTATTATCCAGTATGTTTATCGGATGGAAAGTTGTTAGGAGTCGGCATCAGCTCCATTGACATTACGCAACTAAAGCAAACTCAACAAGCTTTGCAAGAAAGCGAAGCAAAGTTTCGTAGTGTAGTAGAGTCAAACATGATTGGTATTGGCTTTTGGGAAAAAGACGGCAAAATTACAGAAGCTAATGATGCCTTACTGAATATGGTTGGTTATAGCCGTGAAGAATTAGTTGCAGGAAAACTCAACTGGAAAGACCTAACGCCGTCAGAATACCAACCACTAGATGAGCAAGCATTAACTCAACTTCAAGACAGCTCCTTTTGCACTCCTTATGAAAAGGAATATATCCGTAAAGACGGTTCACGCTTCCCAATTATGGTAGGTGCTAGTCGCTTTGAAGAGACTTTAGAGGGAGGAGCTTTCTTTGTTCTAGATATTACAAAGCACAAGCAAGCTGAGGATGCGCTGCGCTATAGCGCCCAAACTAGTAGTACACTTTCAACTTCGCTCGATTACGAGGAAACCTTAAAACAGATTGCTCAAATCTCAGTTCCTCAATTAGCTGATTGGTGTTGTGTCGATATTTTAAATGAAGATGGTTCTATCCGGCGCTTACCTATCGCTCATGCAGATATCTCCAAAGCTGAGTTGGCGCATCAAATTGAGCAGTATGTACCAAATCTCCAGAGTGGGAGTGCGATCGCTAGAGTACTACAAACCAAGCAAGCAGAAATCATCCCTGAGTTACCTGACTCGTTACTGATGGCGACTACTCAAAGCCAAGAACACTTTCAAATTATCCGGCAGATCGGGATTAAGTCTGTGATGATTGTACCGTTGATAGCACAAGGGCGAGTACTCGGTTGCATTAGCTTTGTCGCCGCAGAATCAGGTCGTCACTACAATCAATCTGACCTAGCTTTAGCAAAGGATATTGCTGACCGCGCAGCATTAGCTGTGGAAAATGCCCGACTTTATCGAGATATCCACCAAGCTTTGGTACATTACTCCGAATCGCTGTCTCTTATAGATGCACTGCTAGCAGCAGCTCCTGTTGCTGTCTGCTTTTTGGATTGGGAACTGCGATATATCCGAATTAATCAGGTTTTAGCTGACATGAACGGTTTAAGCATAGAAGAGCATCTGGGACGCAAATTCGGGGAAGTACTACCAGATATCATGGCTCAGTTTGAGCCACAATTGCAGCGCGTGCTAGAGACAGGAGAACCTTTACTAAACGTAGAAATCAGCGGCAAGACCAGGGAAGAATCTCAACGCTTCGGCTATTGGTTGGGTAACTATTACCCAGTCTACAACGCAGTGGGCGAAACAATTGGAATTGGCATTATGATGGCAGACGTGACAGCGGCAAAGCAAACAGAAGTTGCCCTGCGCGAAAGCGAAGAAAGGTTCCGGGCGATGTTCAACCAAGCAGCTGTCGGCATTGCCCAGGTAGCGTTAGATGGGCGATTCATGCAAATTAATCCAGCGCTGTGCGAAATTACTGGTTACAGCTATGACGAGTTAATTCAGATGAATTTTGAGGAAATTACTCACCCTGATGACTTGGGAGCTGATTGGGATTATGCTCGGCGAGTATTGGCAAAGGAAATTAGTGGTTATTCTTTAGAGAAGCGCTACATCTGCAAAGATGGTTCAATCATTTGGATCAACCTGACTGCATCAGCCGTTTGGGATGCTAATGGAAAACCGAAGTATGCAGTGGGCATTATTGAGGATATCAGCAAACGCAAACGGGCTGAAGTAGCACAAAACTTTTTAGTTGAAACCAGCACCATACTAGCTGCTTCATTGGATTATGAAATTACCCTGACTGAGGTGGCTAACTTGGTAGTTCCTACCTTAGCTGATTCTTGTATTGTTGATATTTTTCAGCAAGATTGGTCACTTCAACAGATTGAGATTGCAACTGTCGAACCTGCGAAACGAAGTATCTTAGAAGAATTACGACGGCGTTATCCACCCAAATGCGAAGCAGCAAATTCTCTGTTGCAGAAGGTGCGCCAGGGACAATCTGTTTTTTATCCCGAATTTTTAGACTCTACTCTGATAGAAATTGCTCAAGACGAAGAACATCAGCAATTGCTGCAAAGCTTGGGTATTCGTTCTTTAATGATCATTCCTCTGCATTCGCGTGGGCAAGTATTCGGAATGATTTCTTTTATCACAGCCGTCTCAGGCCGTCGCTATGAACAGGCAGACTTAGCTTTAGCAGAAGATGTTGCTCGCCGCGCTGCTACGGCAATTGACAACGCCAGGCTTTACCAAGAAACCCAGCAGGCAATACAAGCCGCTGAGCGAGCCGTCAATCGTACGGCCTTGTTACAAAGAATTACCGCAGCTCTTTCAGAAGCGATAACTCCGCAACAGGTAGCTGATGTTGTCGTGAACCAGGGAACCGCTGCTTTGCGAGCCACAGGTGGTTCAGTTGTTTTACTGGGTGAGCGAGGCACTTCCCTGAAAGTTATACAAGCAATTGGCTATCCGGAATTATTTATTGATGCTTGGACAAGTTACCCTCAGAATATTTCTGTGCCAACAACAGAAGCAATTAGAACTGGGCAGCCGATTTTTTTAGAAAATGCAGAAGCCTTGCTGAGCAAATTTCCCCATTTAGCAGATGCTTTAAGAATCATGGGACATTGTGCCTTTACTGCTATTCCATTAATGGTAAAGGGAAAAGTGATTGGAGCGATGGGATTAAGCTTTGCTACTGCACAAGTATTTAATGAAGAAGAACGGGGATTTATTTTGACTTTAGGGCAGCAGTGCGCCCAAGCGATCGCTCGCGCTCAACTTTACGAAGCCGAACAGACTGCACGGGAACAAGCTGAAACAACTAACCGTATTAAGGATGAATTCCTCGCTGTCCTTTCTCATGAACTCAGAACTCCCCTGAATCCTATCCTTGGTTGGGCAAAGTTACTCAGAACTCGTCAGTACGACCGACCTACTACAGTTAAAGCTCTGGAAACAATTGAGCGCAATGCCAAGTTACAAGCTCAACTCATTGAAGATTTGTTAGATGTTTCGCGGATTTTACGAGGTAAGCTCAGTCTTAATATCTATGCGGTAGATTTGAGTGCGACAATTGCCGCAGCATTAGAAACGGTGCGTTTAGCAGCAGAAGCCAAGTCAATTCAAATTCAAATGCTCCTGAGTGAAAATGTCGGTCAGGTGATGGGCGATAGCGATCGCTTACAACAGGTAATCTGGAATCTGGTCTCAAATGCTGTTAAATTTACACCTTCAGGAGGACGGGTAGAAGTACGTCTAGAACAAGTTGAGTTTGATGCCCAAATCCAGGTAATTGATACAGGTAAAGGCATCATCCCAGAATTTCTACCTTACGTCTTTGAATACTTCCGGCAAGCAGATTCTAAAACAACTAGGGCATATGGCGGACTGGGGCTAGGATTGGCTATTGTGCGCCATCTAGTTGAACTGCATGGTGGTACTGTTACCGCAGAGAGTGCCGGAGAAGGACAGGGAGCAACTTTTACAGTCAAGCTGCCTTTATTAAAAAATTCTGAGCTGCAACTAGTGAGTGCTGAGTCTTCCCCTCTAGAACGCAGTCAACAAGATTCCTTACTTGCTGGAGTGCAAATCTTGCACGTAGACGATCAAGCTGATGTCCGGGAGTTTTTTAGCTTTGCACTCGACCAGTATGGGGCGACTGTAACGACGGTTGCATCAGCAAGTGAAGCGCTAGAAGTTTTAGCCCAGTTTAAGCCAGATATATTATTGAGTGATATTGGTATGCCGATAATGGATGGCTATATGTTGCTGCGGGAAATTAGAACATGGTCACCAGAGCAAGGCGGACAAATTCCGGCGATCGCTTTGACTGCCTATGCTGGTGAAATTGACTACAACCAAGCATTAGCCGCAGGTTTTCAAAAGCACGTTCGTAAGCCAGTCGATCCGCTGGAGTTAGCTACAGCGATCGCTAATCTCATCGGACGCAATCAATCATCAACTTGA
- a CDS encoding TetR/AcrR family transcriptional regulator: protein MPSDRLSSNEESLSGRNRVLDEAERLFRARGYNTVTMRDIASEVGIRQASLYYHFPSKEQLFVAVTERVFERHRIGLQQAIQENGSDLRSQMHVAAEWFLSQPPIHFLSMVHTDMPSLDQENINRLTASFSQAIFEPLRQTFVQAQERGEIRNTRAEILAGFFLYVMESIPYVATRPDTAPKEVIVNEMISVLFDGLKP, encoded by the coding sequence ATGCCAAGCGATCGCCTCTCTTCCAACGAAGAGTCCTTAAGTGGACGCAATCGCGTTCTCGATGAGGCTGAACGGTTATTTAGAGCGCGAGGCTACAATACAGTGACAATGAGGGATATTGCTTCTGAAGTGGGAATTCGTCAGGCATCGTTGTACTATCACTTTCCCAGTAAAGAGCAACTGTTTGTGGCAGTGACTGAACGCGTATTTGAACGTCATCGTATCGGGTTACAGCAGGCAATTCAAGAAAATGGTAGTGATTTGCGATCGCAAATGCACGTTGCAGCTGAGTGGTTTCTCTCTCAGCCTCCCATCCATTTTTTAAGCATGGTACATACAGATATGCCCTCCTTAGATCAAGAAAATATCAACAGACTGACTGCTAGCTTTTCTCAAGCTATCTTTGAGCCACTTCGACAGACATTTGTCCAAGCGCAAGAACGAGGCGAGATCCGCAATACTCGTGCAGAAATACTGGCTGGATTCTTTTTGTATGTGATGGAGAGTATACCCTACGTTGCCACTAGACCAGATACTGCACCCAAAGAAGTAATAGTGAATGAAATGATTTCTGTACTGTTTGATGGACTCAAGCCATAA